The following proteins are encoded in a genomic region of Oryctolagus cuniculus chromosome 13, mOryCun1.1, whole genome shotgun sequence:
- the LOC100352027 gene encoding small ribosomal subunit protein uS13-like, giving the protein MLGAGSAATMSLVIPVKFQHILRVLNTNIDGRRKIAFAITAIKGVGRRYAHVVLRKADIDLTKRAGELTEDEVERVITIMQNPRQYKIPDWFLNRQKDVKDGKYSQVLANCLDNKLREDLERLKKIRAHRGLRHFWGLRVRGQHTKTTGRRGRTVGVSKKK; this is encoded by the coding sequence ATGCTCGGCGCCGGTTCTGCCGCCACCATGTCTCTAGTGATCCCTGTGAAGTTCCAGCACATTTTGCGAGTACTCAACACCAATATCGATGGGCGGCGCAAAATAGCCTTCGCCATCACTGCCATTAAGGGTGTGGGACGAAGGTACGCCCATGTGGTGCTGAGGAAAGCAGACATTGACCTGACCAAGAGGGCAGGAGAGCTCACTGAGGACGAGGTGGAACGGGTGATCACCATCATGCAGAACCCGCGTCAGTACAAGATCCCGGACTGGTTCTTGAACAGACAGAAGGACGTCAAGGATGGAAAGTACAGCCAGGTCCTGGCCAACTGTCTGGATAACAAGCTCCGGGAGGACCTGGAGCGGCTGAAGAAGATCCGCGCCCATCGGGGGCTGCGGCACTTCTGGGGCCTTCGCGTCCGAGGCCAGCACACCAAGACCacgggccgccgcggccggacTGTGGGTGTGTCCAAGAagaaatga